Part of the Arcobacter sp. F2176 genome is shown below.
ATAATAATTAATGAAAATCAAAAATCAAAAATTTTTGATTTTGGAATATCTCAATATCTTGATGCAACAGATAAAATTCAGCTTGATTATAAACAATTTAAAGGTTTTAGTCCTCAATATTGTGCACCTGAAATTTTAAATGGAGATAAACCTTCTTTTGAATCTGACATTTTTTCTTTTGCGGTTATGATGTATGAACTTTTCACACTTAGATTACCTTATTCAAAAAACTCATTAGAATTAATAAATCATAAATTTACAAATAAAGAACTTCTTGGAATTCCATTTTTTTTAAGATTTTGGTTTAAAAAAGCACTAAATAGTAATCCACAAAAAAGAAATAATAATAAATTTATTTATTATTTAGCAAAAAACAAATTCTTAAGTGATTTTTTAATTATTATTTAATTATCTTTTAGATATTATTTTGTGCATTTAAAATAATAAGGAAAAAAAATGAACAACCCAATATTTATTTCGATTGAAGGCAGTACTCAAGGATTAATTACCGAAGGTACATTCACACCAGAGTCTGTTGGAAACTCTTATCAAAAAGGCCATGAAAATGAAGCTTTGTTAAAAGGTTTTTCTCATAATATCAGAATCCCAAGAGATCCACAGTCTGGTCAACCATCTGGACAAAGAGTACATGAACCAGTTGTTATCACTAAATTAATTGATAAATCTTCACCTCTTTTATACAATGCACTAACGAAGGGTGAAACACTTACAAATGTTGAATTAAAATGGTACAGAACAAGTTATGCAGGTAAACCTGAACATTACTTAAGTATTGTACTTGAAGATGCTGTAATTGTTGATATGCATACTTCTCTTGATACTGAAGAAGGTCTAGCAAAGACTCAAGTTGCTCCTTTAGAAACAGTTTCATTTGCGTATAGAAAAATCACATGGAGACATGAGATTGCAAGTACTTCTGGAGAAGATGATTGGAGAATTGGAGTAGGATTAAACGCTTAATCTTATTTTCTACTAATAGTGACATATAAGTTACTTTTATATGTCACTATTTATATTTAGTTTATTCTAAAAAGATTAATACTTATTAATTATTTTAGAGTAAATTCTAACAAAAAGAGAATCAATGTCAAAAGAGATAATAAGAAATAATGTAGAAGAGATAGAAGAGGCAATAAAAAGTGGATTAAACTTAAAAGAGCTACGAAAAGAAGTAAAACAAGATATAAGTGCAAGGATAAAACTATTAAATTATAAACCAAACGCTACAGTTGGTATTATAGATGGAAGTTTTAATGTCTATAGACTTTTAGGTTCTAGTAGTGTTAATAATCCTTATTCTTTTACTATTACTTTTGTTAGTGATGATTTTATCAATATTGAGGATATTGTTGATACAGATATTGAGTTAAATCTTAAAGATAATATTAATCCTTTAATTAAAAAAACAATATATGGTAAAATATTTAAAGCAAGTGAAGATTCTATTGTTGCTAAGAAACATCTTTATATTATAGAAGTTGTATCTCCTATGTATTATCTTAGTTTAAATAATAAATACGAGATATTTCACAATAAAAAAACATCTGATATTATTGTTGAGATAATAAATAGATATAACCAATTATTAAATCTAAAAATAGATGTTAAACTAGACCTAATAAAAGCTCCAACTAAAGAGTATACAACTCAATATAATCAAAGTGATTTAGAGTTTATTCAAATGCTTTGTGAGAAGGAGGGTTATAGTTTAATTCTTGATTACTCTTCTAATGATCCATATACTATAACTCTTTGTGAGTTAAATGAGCATGCTATTGTAAATACTTATTCTTCTACTTGTAGTTTTAATCATAGTAAAGAGTTTAAATCTACAAACTATATACAAGATTTTTATGATAAAGATAAACCAAGTTTACAATATAAAATCCAAACAGGTTCTAGTATAACTTCTAGTGTTGAAGACAATGAAAGTACTAGACAGTTAAGAATGGATATAAAAAGAGAAAAATTTAGAGATAAACTAAATATATTAGATGAGTCTTATTATAAAGACCTAAATAGATATAGTAAAATAGACTCTCAAAGGGAGTATGTAAAGTCAAATATCATAAAAGGAACTTCTGAGGAGTTAAATATAAATGATTCTTTATGTATAACCTTAGAAGATGAAAAGGCAAATAAGCATATTGATTCTATTATTTTAGAAGTAAAATATGAAGGCTTCTTTCCAAATGCTTTAGATGAGTATAAACAAAACATAGATGAGACTAAAAAGCATCAACTTCAATATGAAGTTGAATTTACAGCCATTCCAAAAGATATAATATATAAACCACCATATAAAATAAAAAAGCCTAATATAAACTCAATACAAACAGCAATAGTATCTAATGGTAATTCTAATACAAAAGATTATAGCAATACAATAGATGTAGATGAACTAGGTAGAATAAAAGTATTGTTTCACTTTGAGAGTAATCAAATAACTTCTTGTTACTTAAGATTGTCAAATATGTTTAGTGGTGATGGATATGGTTCTCAATTTCTTCCAAGAGTTAACTCTGAAGTAATAGTAAGCTTTATAAATGGAGATCCAGATTTACCAATTATTATAGGAACTTTACATAATGGAGAAAATAAGAATCCATATAACCTTCCAAAAGAGAAAACAAAATCTTTTATAAAAACCCATTCTATTCCACAATATGAAGACAAAATAGGGTACAACGAAATAGCATTTGAAGATAAAAGAGGAAATGAGAATCTATCTTTAAGAGCACAAAAGGATATGAATACCCTTGTACTTAATGATGAGTTTAAACATATACAAAATAATTCAAAAACAATAATAGATAATGATAAAGAAGAAACTGTAGAAGCTAATTCTATTTTAACTGTAAATAAAGACTATACACAAAATATAAAAGAAAACCAGATAAATACTGTAGAGAAAGAAAAGATTACTACTGTTAAAGAAGATTATGAAATTCATGGTTTGAAAGATATTAATACTATTGTTAAAAATGATATGAAAACTATTATTGAAAGAGATATGATAACAAGAGTAAAAGGAACATCAACAGAATACATAGAAAAAGATGTAAAGAAAAAATACTTAGAAAATCTATTTACTCAAGTAGGCAAAGACTATAGACTTGATGTTCAAAATAACTATCATCTTAAAAGTAATAATATAAAATTAAACGCAGATATTATAGAACTAATAGCAGAGACAGGAGTTACTTTAAGATGTGGAGGAAATGTTCTAACTGTAAATCAAGGTGGAATACACTTAAAATCAGGGAATATAGATACAACCTCAAGCAATGGTGGAGTAAATGCACAAGATGTTGCAAAACCACTTATCCCAAAACCATTATATGAAAAGATAAGAGTAGTGTCATTAGATGTTGATGTCTCAAAACAATCAGCTATCGATGAAGTATTAACTTTCACAGCAACAGTAGAAAAATATGAAAATGATGATTGGAGCCAAACTACAGATCTAAATGAAACCCAATTAGCACAACTTCAATGGTACTTCATAAAAAACAATGATGAAAGTGATACAGATATAATAACAGATAATCCAACAAATGATAATATGACAATAAATGGTCTTACAATGACGGTAAATGTAGAAGAAGATAATATCCAAAAATGTGGACATGCCCATTGTTATGTTGTAAATAGTGAAGAAGAAGGGTATGCAATAAGTGAACTTAAAAGATATTTAGAAGTTGAGGATATAGTAAGTTCTCATATATCAAAAGAAGAGGGTGAATGTATTGCTGTATTAAATATAGAAGAACCAAGATCTGAAGAGTTAGCACAAATAAGATGGACAGTTGAAGGAAGAGAAGAATCAAAATATGATGGGAAAGAAACCATTGTCCATAACTTAAAAGAAGAAAAAGTACATGAAATTAACTTTTTAGCATATATTGATGGTAGACCTGAAGATGGTGCAAATGCAAGATTAACTTTTGATGAAAGAAAAAATCAAAAAGTAAAAAATAATACAAAAACAAATAAACAGGAAAAATAGTATGCAAAATATAATAAAAACCCTACTAATAATATGTATAACAACAGTAGTATTAAATGCACAAGAATTAAAAAAAAGCAAATATGATATAACTCAATGTATAAAAATAGAATATAAAAAAGAAGATATAAAAAAATATAAGAAACTAATACAAGAGGGTGAACTACAAGGATATAGTTGTGCAGGTATATACTATGCAAGGCAAGGTGACTTTGATGAAGCAATAAACTACTTTAATGAAGGAAAAGAAAAAGGAAGTATAGAATCATACGCACAATTAGGAAGCTTATATTCTAGCTTTTTACATGATGATAAAAAAGCAGTAGAGAATTATAAAGTAGCAGCAAATGCTGGACATGGAAAATCAGCACATAATTTAGGTGTATATTATTATAGAAACCTTAAATATGATAAAGCATATAAGTGGTTTATGAAATCATATGAAACAGGAGATATGAACTCACTAATTTCTATTGGATTGATGTATGAAGACCAAAAGAAATATGATGAAGAAATAGATACTTTTAAAAAAGTTGGTAAATTGGGTGAACCAGAGGGATATCGTAGTTTAGGGATTTTCTTTATAAAAAATAAAGATAGAAGAAATGATAAAGAAGGAATAAAATATTTAAAAAAATGTTATGAAATGGGATATGGGCTATGTGCAGCAGGACTTGGTACATATTATGAAGAATATAAAAAAGATTACAAAAAAGCAATTTATTGGTATAAAAAAGGATTTGAACTTAAAAATGAAGAGTCAACTTCAAGATTGGGACTTTTATATTCAGATATATTAAAAGATTATAAAAAAGCAATTTATTGGTATAAAAAAGGATTTAATGAACTTAATTGTATAGATTGTGCATTAAGTTTAGGAATAATCTATAAAAATAATATAAAAGATTATAATAAATCAATTTATTGGTATAAAAAAGGCATAAAACTAGGAGATGCAAGGGCTATCCAAAATCTTGGGTTTTTATATGAAACAAAATTAAATAATAGAGAAAAAGCAATTTATTGGTATAAAAAGGCATTAAACACAGAAGTAAAATCTATGGCAAAAAGAAGACTAAAAAAACTAGGAGTATCATATGAGTAATGATATAACTAAAGGAAATGCATTTCATAAAGTAGGTGAAGTAATACACTTAAATGAATATTGTACCAAAGAGAATGAAGCAATAGAAGAAGATATAAAAATAAGAATAGCTTATATGGTTATATCAAATAAAGATATAGAAGAGTTAATAAATTCAAATGATGATAAGCAAATAATCTTAGATAAAGCAGTAGAAGAATATAAACCTTACTTGATAAAAGCTGTAGAAAAAGAGAGTATTAAAAATAATAAACCCTTGATTTTTGATGATTTACGTGGTGTAAATGAAGAGATAATTGATAAAAAGTTGGTAAAACTTTGTACTACACAATTATATAACTCAAAATCTTATGGAAGTGTATTAAAAGCAAAAAAATATCATCATGCATATAAAAAAGTACTAAATAAAGATTTTAAAATAAATGATGAAAAGAAAAGTACTTCTGCTTTGACTTTTACTAAAGATACTTGTAATGAGATTATAAAACAAGAAGTAAATGAAACATCAAAAAAATCAAATGAAGATGAACAAGCATATATAGTCCTATCTATGCCATATGTTTATAATATAAAAGATGATTCTAAAACAAAAGAGTTAAAACTAATATCTTACGAAGATAAAATAATAGCATCATTTATGCCTGAACTAATAGTTGAATATGGAATATTTTTTGATGGTACAATGAATAATATATATAATATAGATTTTTATAAAAACTTTGTAGAGTTTTTGAAAGAGCCTGCAAAAGATATAGAAAATGAAATAAATGAAAATGATGAATTTGGTAAACCAAAAGCAAAAACATTAGATAAAAAAACAATTCAATACCACATTCTATTAACTGATAACCCAAAGTTTACAGATAAAATAAAAAAAATAATTATAAATCAAATGAACAACGCTTCAAAAGAATTAAGATATTTTGATAGTAAATTAGTTCTTAAATTAGATCATGATGAAATTATAACTACTAAAAAAGCAGAAAAAGATTCAAAAAAAGTATTTGATTATTTACTTGATGTAAAAAATAGTAAAAAAGATGCAAAAGAAAAAACTATTTCTGATTATATAATAAAAGAAATACTTCCAGATGATGACGAAGATAGCAGTTTTACAAATGGAAAAACAAATGTTAGTAGATTATATGAAATATATGATGGTGATGATGTAAAGAAAAATGTAGATGCTCTTCCAAATACAAGATTTAAACTTTATGAAAGTGGTTCTGGTACATTTAACCCTTTTATACAAAAAGATTATGAAGATGATTCTGTAATAGGATTAGGTTTT
Proteins encoded:
- a CDS encoding type VI secretion system Vgr family protein: MSKEIIRNNVEEIEEAIKSGLNLKELRKEVKQDISARIKLLNYKPNATVGIIDGSFNVYRLLGSSSVNNPYSFTITFVSDDFINIEDIVDTDIELNLKDNINPLIKKTIYGKIFKASEDSIVAKKHLYIIEVVSPMYYLSLNNKYEIFHNKKTSDIIVEIINRYNQLLNLKIDVKLDLIKAPTKEYTTQYNQSDLEFIQMLCEKEGYSLILDYSSNDPYTITLCELNEHAIVNTYSSTCSFNHSKEFKSTNYIQDFYDKDKPSLQYKIQTGSSITSSVEDNESTRQLRMDIKREKFRDKLNILDESYYKDLNRYSKIDSQREYVKSNIIKGTSEELNINDSLCITLEDEKANKHIDSIILEVKYEGFFPNALDEYKQNIDETKKHQLQYEVEFTAIPKDIIYKPPYKIKKPNINSIQTAIVSNGNSNTKDYSNTIDVDELGRIKVLFHFESNQITSCYLRLSNMFSGDGYGSQFLPRVNSEVIVSFINGDPDLPIIIGTLHNGENKNPYNLPKEKTKSFIKTHSIPQYEDKIGYNEIAFEDKRGNENLSLRAQKDMNTLVLNDEFKHIQNNSKTIIDNDKEETVEANSILTVNKDYTQNIKENQINTVEKEKITTVKEDYEIHGLKDINTIVKNDMKTIIERDMITRVKGTSTEYIEKDVKKKYLENLFTQVGKDYRLDVQNNYHLKSNNIKLNADIIELIAETGVTLRCGGNVLTVNQGGIHLKSGNIDTTSSNGGVNAQDVAKPLIPKPLYEKIRVVSLDVDVSKQSAIDEVLTFTATVEKYENDDWSQTTDLNETQLAQLQWYFIKNNDESDTDIITDNPTNDNMTINGLTMTVNVEEDNIQKCGHAHCYVVNSEEEGYAISELKRYLEVEDIVSSHISKEEGECIAVLNIEEPRSEELAQIRWTVEGREESKYDGKETIVHNLKEEKVHEINFLAYIDGRPEDGANARLTFDERKNQKVKNNTKTNKQEK
- a CDS encoding Hcp family type VI secretion system effector gives rise to the protein MNNPIFISIEGSTQGLITEGTFTPESVGNSYQKGHENEALLKGFSHNIRIPRDPQSGQPSGQRVHEPVVITKLIDKSSPLLYNALTKGETLTNVELKWYRTSYAGKPEHYLSIVLEDAVIVDMHTSLDTEEGLAKTQVAPLETVSFAYRKITWRHEIASTSGEDDWRIGVGLNA
- a CDS encoding tetratricopeptide repeat protein, with product MQNIIKTLLIICITTVVLNAQELKKSKYDITQCIKIEYKKEDIKKYKKLIQEGELQGYSCAGIYYARQGDFDEAINYFNEGKEKGSIESYAQLGSLYSSFLHDDKKAVENYKVAANAGHGKSAHNLGVYYYRNLKYDKAYKWFMKSYETGDMNSLISIGLMYEDQKKYDEEIDTFKKVGKLGEPEGYRSLGIFFIKNKDRRNDKEGIKYLKKCYEMGYGLCAAGLGTYYEEYKKDYKKAIYWYKKGFELKNEESTSRLGLLYSDILKDYKKAIYWYKKGFNELNCIDCALSLGIIYKNNIKDYNKSIYWYKKGIKLGDARAIQNLGFLYETKLNNREKAIYWYKKALNTEVKSMAKRRLKKLGVSYE